In one window of Temnothorax longispinosus isolate EJ_2023e chromosome 11, Tlon_JGU_v1, whole genome shotgun sequence DNA:
- the LOC139821995 gene encoding uncharacterized protein: MQTLQCRYPIIRASISMHECLKNKDIYMENDNVLFTIESNDNLDVNDEPFSNCQESVRTTASSSEKSAKQSAVWTDNATMALLSLYEANMHMLDHPKKKTKIWTAISDGLKDFEIEGCPVIKSDGK, translated from the exons ATGCAAACATTGCAATGCAGATATCCTATTATTAGAGCAAGCATATCCATGCACGaatgcttaaaaaataaagatatatatatggaaaatGACAACGTTTTATTTACAATCGAGTCAAACGACAATCTGGATGTCAATGATGAAC CATTCAGTAACTGTCAAGAATCCGTACGCACTACTGCAAGTAGTAGTGAGAAATCTGCTAAACAAA gtgCTGTGTGGACTGATAATGCAACAATGGCTCTTCTCAGCCTCTATGAAGCTAATATGCACATGTTAGATCATCCGAAGAAGAAAACCAAAATTTGGACAGCAATATCAGATGGCCTAAAAGATTTCGAAATCGaggg aTGTCCAGTGATCAAGTCAGATGGAAAATAA
- the LOC139821994 gene encoding uncharacterized protein, with protein sequence MSEDTFAVKMNMKEKVAISLLMESTANTSTSTEDSSTNDIDWNNTSLSASNISSSSEENDNYLLIFPLMKYLLSGHKRNRVEHYLNIVDSWTDLEFKEHLRIQRITAIRLIDELHESGSIPSHSFGVKPIEAKLSFVIFLWHLANTEPLRTISDRFDVSISSVFRVIRRVTAWILTKLDNVIKWPEG encoded by the exons ATGTCAGAAGATACTTTCGCTGTAAAA atgaatatgaaagaaaaagtagCAATCAGTCTTCTAATGGAGAGTACAGCCAACACCAGTACAAGTACAGAGGACTCAAGTACCAATGATATAGACTGGAACAATACTAGTCTTTCAGCCAGTAATATATCTTCAAGCAGTGAAGaaaacgataattatttattgatatttcctctaatgaaatatttattgagtGGACATAAGAGAAATCGAGTTGAACATTATCTTAATATTGTGGATAGCTGGACAGACTTGGAATTTAAGGAGCACTTACGAATCCAGCGTATCACAGCAATTCGATTAATAG ATGAATTGCATGAAAGTGGATCTATACCTTCACATTCGTTTGGAGTGAAACCAATTGAAGCAAAACTcagttttgttatatttttgtggCACTTGGCGAATACAGAACCTCTACGAACTATCTCAGATAGATTTGATGTTTCAATTTCTTCAGTCTTTCGTGTAATTCGCCGAGTAACAGCTTGGATCTTGACAAAATTAGATAACGTTATCAAATGGCCCGAAGGATAA
- the LOC139822037 gene encoding uncharacterized protein, giving the protein MNKYSRNNRKIYKCKILYITKTFPTNQPKHPTMTEVQVQEMNKYSRNRKMNKCVQDSVYHKNSSYESAEASNDDGSASSRNEQIPKKQSNEQPKNVQMQDSVYHKNSSHESAKASNDGDNENLQIVKRPQYNQKRKRDGNSQCSKLNSSEGSSSYRPSDRYDSTEIESEEVRRKKKM; this is encoded by the exons ATGAACAAATATTCAAGAAACAAccgaaaaatatacaaatgcaAGATTCTGTATATCACAAAAACATTTCCCACGAATCAGCCGAAGCATCCAACGATGACG GAAGTGCAAGTTCAAGAAATGAACAAATATTCAAGAAACCGAAAAATGAACAAATGTGTGCAAGATTCTGTATATCACAAAAACAGTTCCTACGAATCAGCCGAAGCATCCAACGATGACG GAAGTGCAAGTTCAAGAAATGAACAAATACCTAAGAAACAATCGAACGAGCAACcgaaaaatgtacaaatgcAAGATTCTGTATATCACAAAAACAGTTCCCACGAATCAGCCAAAGCATCCAATGATGGCG atAACGAGAATTTACAAATAGTAAAGAGACCGCAATACAATCAGAAAAGAAAGCGAGATGGAAATTCGCAATGCAGTAAATTGAATAGTTCCGAAGGATCATCATCTTATAGACCATCTGATAGATATG atAGCACAGAAATAGAGAGTGAAGAAGTGcggcgtaaaaaaaaaatgtaa